CAAGGAAACATGGCTGCGAAAGGCAAGCTTGCTAAAGCGAAACAGGAAAATAAAGCGGCTAACGAAATGGCTGAAACTTTGGCCGCGTTTACGTTGCCGGACAGCCTCCCTTGTTCCGAGGTTTCCTTCCCTGTGCTGGTCCAGAGGGCCACTAAAGCTAACTGGAAGACTATTCTGAAGGAAAGCGAGCAGAGGTTCATGGAAATCGAAGAGTTTGTGGAGAATAAAAAGGAACCGATACCGTTGTCTCCGTTTCAAAGTAAGACCTCCATTTAGTGGCCATCGTATATATTTATCTTGATAGACGCTATTCTTTCGCTCAAATGGttctatacctacctatagaaCGCAGTAAAAAAAGTAACGCTCGGGGTACGTTCTATACTCTCTCCATAAGGGGTCTTAGCTTTTTAGTATTCTTTTGCAGTAAAGCCAGCTAAAGAATACTAAAAAGCTAAGACCCCTTATGGACTTCATTTAATTTGAAGCTATTTTCTTAGCCGAAACGTATTTCTTTACAATTTAATTATTGATAACAATAGGTGAAGTTTTCATTAAcgtagttggctcgaccaaggTAGACGGCccatggctcaccacctatcacattggtctaacagaaagctcggtgagatgtgggtagttcatcttacgatggatgtacttctgcctaccccaattgaaaTATAGTTATTAAGTTATAACAGTAAGTTTTACTTTTTCGTTGTTAGAAACTGAATGCGATTACGTGAAGAACGAGGTGTTCACTCAACTACTGCCGGCATTGGAGGATACTCTCAACAAGGCCAAGATGTGGAATGTGTTCTACGACCAGCGGTGCTTCTTCAATGGCATCGACTGGATCGTTCAGGTATTGCTGCTTGTTGTTTTCCTTGGGGTCCTATCACACAGAAATTTGTCTCACGATAAGCTTTCCGCAACGGTACATTCTTACGACGTACCCAGTACCCACACAGCAGGCAGGAATTCTGACCGCGTCCgctttaaacgttgtaccgggtgagagccttcagcgctcccctttgtccggccaagtagttaatgccatctgcggcaaatctacaataagtcacgtcaaaaaaattataataatacgcacgccttccaaaagaccgggactccatagtcccgagatatggaaatgacaaacataatagtaaataaaaaaattaccgCGTAGGTCTCTCAGGATACACAATGCAGATCGTTAAAGGAAATTGAACataaactggggggttaaaggccacatttgtttacattgcgcacttacttttaaacgtcaaattgcaatattgttttcctagatgaattgctttgatgtggccattctaACCTCCCAGTTCGTGTATTGGGTATTTATGCTGCTTATTATTAAATAGTCATCCTGTATATTTCGCGTTTCAGGAATTGTGGAACAACAATCCGCGCTATCCGATTCGCAAAGATTCCAATTTACACGTGTTCAATATGCCGTGGGTCAGGAAGTACTTGGAGGAACAGTACGTATAAATCAGATTTTTACATGTCATTTATGAATAGATATAGTAGTTATAGGCACAGCGTGTACAATCAATTCTGTTAAGACAATTCAATATTATGGCCTTGCATTCACTGAAGGCTGGTGGAAAACTGTGTTTTTCCCCGAGTCAATCACATATATGTGTGTCAAAACGAAGACTTAACGATTAgaataggtttaaaataatctaCGCCCcgaaagaagtcgacggattttaattaaactaattggcaagttataataatagtttccaattagtcaaatcctTTACTTTGTACTAAAcataaaaatacgaaattactatggaatttgtatgaaaaagcaacctgtgacgtcatagagaaacgtgacaaaatttcgcacttatttattacatttcttttttcttaaaattcataagttaaatagcaaaaataaaacgtttttgtcaccatATATCTCttcgtctttatttagtaatcagaatttcataatttatctttgacttagaaAAATACccaattctatgcagaatctgcgacattaGCGCCGCGGACGCGGATCTTCTTTCGTGACACGGACTGTGTAATActgtgtatgtacagtcatgagcaatatcatgtacccactttagaaccttgtcgcactatcatatttgacatttaatgagacttacggtttcatttgcaaaaaaagttaatgtgacatggtttcaaagtgtatacatattagtactcgtgactgtagcttagtttatcttttagtcttcgttttgtaaaaagacacataatatgtatacatatgtattatattagtGAATTTGGGAAAAACAGtctattcaaaaaaatattgtgttatTACActgtggtgctaattcctgtaaataccatctaattttattttaagttatatctgtcattttcttatccaccgaaaaggaaagggacgggtaatcgacaagcataaaatttatggaacacacgtcaattttaagcacaaatctaaaccaaccgtctaaaaattttacatccgtcaataacacagttaagtagatagcacgtcaaacggattgcataccagcgacgacgtaccttttgattcgcccgggttattcattcatttactcattcttcctaaaattaagagctgtaaatcatccgtccctttccttttcgacggatatgaaaatgacggatataacttaaaataaaattaggcggtgtctgcaggaatcggggcctgtatatttataattatttccagTCCTCGTCCACTGTATCCCAAGTCCTGGCTATGGCCTGAGGAGTATGCAGCTACTCTCATACAAAAGACTCTACGCCAGTACTTCGTCCAAAGAGAAGAGGAGGTGCAGGAGATGCGCGATTTCTGGAGGGTAATGTGTTTATAGTTATTTACTTGACCTCTTAAATAGTTCACTAGGCAGCCTTTACCCGTGGTCCCGGTGGGTCGACCCATTACCGGGTCCGTGGGTAATTTTCATTACCCGTGGTTCCATGGCATTAGTGATTGATCCCTGGACTTCTGACTATCGATAGAAAATGAAAACCATCAGCTACAAACAAAATTTActcattgaaataaaataattccatccttaagaacaaaaatatactcATACTAGACCCAatgatgttaaataaataaaaaaaaataatgactaTCTCAACATTTCCAAAGCGTATCCAACTGATATTTCACCAGTAATCAATTCCATAAGTGTATCGGTTATGAACTGATCATTTTCAATTGATAATTTTGTTCTGGTTCTAACCGgactatactttttaatttttgataatttttttaaaacgtttaGGAGACGCATTATGTTCGtgaaattttttttaaatttaattttgctaTGCCAAGACTCCGATACGTTATTAGTTCGGTGCCTTTCTCCGAAGACACTGAGAGTTTTGACAATATCATTCTTCAGCCAAGAACGTtgcaagtaatttaaaaatttcttgattttaatattttaataagttcaTGGTATGTTTTGTACGTATCGTATGTTCATGTTTAATTTTCTATCGATACAGTCAGAAGTCCAGGGATCAATCACTAATGTCATGGAACCACGGGTAATGAAAATTACCCGTGGACCCGGCAATGGGTCAACCCACCGGGACCACGGGTAAAGGCTGTCACTAGGCAAGTTTTACATTCAAACCATATTGTTTAAATGTTCTAAGTTTTTCAATGCTAATTTAAACAATCTTTAGAAAGATTTACTAGTTTTCAGTCTTCAGTACTATGTTGTAACCAGAATTCAATATTTTTCAGAAACTGGAAGTGGAACGGACTGCTCCAGACATAAATACGAATCCTTATTTGGCAAAGAAGTTTGCTTCGGAGCGCAATATTTCATCATCTGGCAAAACACACTAATTGTTGTTGTGAAATAATATGATTCTATAAACtgataaattgttttattctaaattatttgactatttattttatataacaagAAAATGTACATATTCTACTTTAGTTCAAGGACACTCCTTCATATAATGATGGACTAATGGGCTTTCCTAGTTTCATTGTGAATTCGATGGTGGGTTTCTCACCCTCCTTGGCAATGCGCTGCACTCTGTTGGGGCTATGATTGTAGCTGAGAGGTAGGACATATTCCTTCATGACCTGGAATCACAAACATGAAACATATTTAACACTGCATTTTTATTGTGGTAgcttagaagaacgcttgattctcacTATAAGGTTGCATGTTCGAATCCCAACATAGGCTTAAAGCAATGTTTTTGCTTACTTTCAAAAACTAATTTTCGAAATTACATTTGgtttataaatgtttatcacatACTTAGTAGTGAAGGAACGcattgtgaggaaacctacattccagAGAACTgcattttggaggtatgtgatctaacctgtatggTTGGTTTTCCTTTTCGGGATTTGATGAAAATTAGTTGAATTGCCTGTAAGAATGGCATGAAAAAGATACTCAGGTTTGCAGCGTAAGAAACTACTGGAACCTGTGAAGATATATTGTGCTTGTCCAAATCCTTTTTCTTCAAGTCCAATCTGCAAGCCCCACTTACACAAGTTTAAATTTTCAAACAACTTAattgtaaaaaacaaaaatgatttaAGTCATACACACCTCAAGTCCTTTCTTTTCATGATCTTTGACAATAAACTTCTTCATCAAAGGTGGCATTTCAATAGTTCTGGGAAGAATTTGTTCAGGGAAATAATGTTCTTTCTCCACAGAATCTAAAAGTTTTGCTTCTTCATTCTTTGGAACCAACTGGTAGTCAGGTTTGTAGGACGTCCGGTAGATTTCTGTCACATT
This sequence is a window from Pectinophora gossypiella chromosome 14, ilPecGoss1.1, whole genome shotgun sequence. Protein-coding genes within it:
- the LOC126372349 gene encoding uncharacterized protein LOC126372349 — its product is MATKVVTYVGRTTDFKGKTLWEIVGSLKNFGVGRIVRRSVFQRYPEPSFMKIVKVETCPDEERRRVRVWVEKTFRGYKLPNVTEIYRTSYKPDYQLVPKNEEAKLLDSVEKEHYFPEQILPRTIEMPPLMKKFIVKDHEKKGLEVMKEYVLPLSYNHSPNRVQRIAKEGEKPTIEFTMKLGKPISPSLYEGVSLN
- the LOC126372684 gene encoding IQ domain-containing protein K-like, with product MAAKGKLAKAKQENKAANEMAETLAAFTLPDSLPCSEVSFPVLVQRATKANWKTILKESEQRFMEIEEFVENKKEPIPLSPFQKTECDYVKNEVFTQLLPALEDTLNKAKMWNVFYDQRCFFNGIDWIVQELWNNNPRYPIRKDSNLHVFNMPWVRKYLEEHPRPLYPKSWLWPEEYAATLIQKTLRQYFVQREEEVQEMRDFWRKLEVERTAPDINTNPYLAKKFASERNISSSGKTH